CCATTTCCAGATCGGCAATGTCCTCATAGATACGTTTAAGGCGACGAAAGTTCAGCAGCATGTTAAGATGATTGAAAAAGGCCATGGCCACCACGAGAAATTTCTGCGTTCGTCCCATTACTTTGGTAAAGTCCTCTACTTGGAACTGATGCAACTCCTGGTGAAAGGCCCCAATATTTGCATAGCACTCATAGACGACCGTCAGAAGGATTCCAACTGCAAAGCTGCCGTATCCTGCCATCAAGCAGCACCTACGCCGCCTGTGCAATGTCCTGGCGAAAAAAAGGGGCGGAGGAGTGAGCCCGAACACGGATAGAACCTGCAGATAGGGACGAGCTGATGACAGCAGACGACTGCGATGGGTTTCCATGTCCCTCGAGGTGCTGAAAGCTACTGACAAAACCCTGAGAACTTCCGGGGTCAACTGGTAAGCACTAAGTAATTACATAGATAGGACTATCATGATTTCCTGCTTAGCGTTATTTCACTACAAATAAAGTTCCTCCTAAGGTCAAACACTGATTTTGTTTAGattaattgtataattttgaaaagcattttttttctgtatctTAAACTATGTATTTAGAGGTGTGTTATTAAAGAAAAGTATGGTtcttgctttttatttatttaatttaataagatATGATAATGGTTATTTTTGgccatatttgtttattacaaATATAGTCCCTTTTGAGTAAAAagactttgtttttattgtataatttaattagatattttttaacaaaccaTGGATTTAGGAGTGCCAAaccgtttatttattttaaagcttcGATGACTTTGCATATATCAtcgtataattaaatttaaatttactttgaatttattttgttttagacGCTACTGTTTGAGCTTGACTTAAATTTGGTCTCAGCAATTCCCTGGAGTTTGAATTGTATGAGAATTATGGAATAACCCAAAATCGTAATCAGCACCTGTAAGTAAATACCAATGAGCAACCAATTATAAGCAAGAGTATAGACTAAGTACCCCGCCAAAGTATTTTAAGTTGATGTCGAAGAATCCTCCGCAGGTGAAGCGGAGCTTCAGGTGTTGCATCTGCAAGGAATATTCCCGTAATCCCCTGATAAGCAGGGGAAAATCAGACGATGCAGACAGGCTACGAATTTGATGCAGTATGCGTGGAAAACTGTTGTActgcatatatttaatttaaaatatatatttgaaatggATAAGTATTTTCTGGTCAACTTACAGCATCGATGCACCGCTGACTTAGAAGGCAAGCCATCAAAAGATTTATTAGGAGCAAAAGGCAAGTGCCGAATCGGTCTGGAAGatgtttaataacaataagaaTATTGTGATCTtacaaattgatttatattttttatttacaaaccaTAGCGACAGCAATTTTCGTCGAGGAATGTATTGATATATGCCCAATTGACCACATGCAGGATGGTGAGTCcattataaataaacagcAGCGTCATAGGCAGAGCGAAGTAGCTGGCCAGTTCGCCCTCCAGTCTCCAAACGCGGCCAATAAGTAGCTGATTTCTCTTGAGAGCCACACACAGAGCCTGGAGCATGTCCTGGTGATTGCAATCCTGCAGTTCCACCTGCAGTTGAAGAAGGGTGTGGCGCAATCGCAGAACCAGTTCGTGGACcagcaaaacaaacacacaataTTCCAGGCTCTTGAGCTGCTGCATCACAATTACAAGCTCGGTGAGAATTTTGCTCGGCCAACTGACGTAGGGGCCCATGGACAGGAGGGTGAATCGGGGCATGACACCCACCAGCAGGATCAACCATAGACCCACAGTACAAGCCAAGCGGAAGCGGAAACTGTAGCGTTGCCCTTGTCCACCGAAACACTGCGAGGCGTCGTCTATATCCTTCTCCTGATTTGCAATGTCCTCGTAAATTCCGCCAAGACGTCGATAGTTAAACAGCATGTTTAGTTGATTGGCAATGGCTATAACGGAATAAAGGCTCTTCTGAATGCAACCCATTACTCTGGTAAAGTCGGCCACATTGTAATCCAAGACTTCCTCGTTTATGGC
This genomic window from Drosophila gunungcola strain Sukarami chromosome 3R, Dgunungcola_SK_2, whole genome shotgun sequence contains:
- the LOC128252229 gene encoding putative gustatory receptor 98b; the protein is MVAKKSRLLATALPYLQIFSVFVQTPPPQSFDSTTRKGPRRFLMAGFVCYAVSIIVLVFSVSYINIIAINEEVLDYNVADFTRVMGCIQKSLYSVIAIANQLNMLFNYRRLGGIYEDIANQEKDIDDASQCFGGQGQRYSFRFRLACTVGLWLILLVGVMPRFTLLSMGPYVSWPSKILTELVIVMQQLKSLEYCVFVLLVHELVLRLRHTLLQLQVELQDCNHQDMLQALCVALKRNQLLIGRVWRLEGELASYFALPMTLLFIYNGLTILHVVNWAYINTFLDENCCRYDRFGTCLLLLINLLMACLLSQRCIDAYNSFPRILHQIRSLSASSDFPLLIRGLREYSLQMQHLKLRFTCGGFFDINLKYFGGVLITILGYSIILIQFKLQGIAETKFKSSSNSSV